One Triticum dicoccoides isolate Atlit2015 ecotype Zavitan chromosome 5B, WEW_v2.0, whole genome shotgun sequence genomic window carries:
- the LOC119310187 gene encoding NADH-ubiquinone oxidoreductase chain 1-like, with protein MAFVQRRKGPDVVGSFGLLQPLADGLKLILKEPISPSSASFSLFRMAPVATFMLSLVAWAVVPFDYGMVLSDPNIGLLYLFAISSLGVYGIIIAGWSSKMGGVRSVAYDIQTNWSKMGLCRRC; from the coding sequence ATGGCTTTTGTGCAACGTCGAAAGGGTCCTGATGTAGTGGGATCGTTCGGATTGTTACAACCTCTAGCAGATGGTTTGAAATTGATTCTAAAAGAACCTATTTCACCAAGTAGTGCTAGTTTCTCCCTTTTTAGAATGGCTCCAGTGGCTACATTTATGTTAAGTCTGGTCGCTTGGGCCGTTGTACCTTTTGATTATGGTATGGTATTGTCAGATCCGAACATAGGGCTACTTTATTTGTTTGCCATATCTTCGCTAGGTGTTTATGGAATAATTATAGCAGGTTGGTCTAGTAAGATGGGGGGCGTCCGTTCGGTCGCCTATGATatacagaccaattggtcaaaaatgGGTTTGTGCCGCAGGTGTTGA